The region AGCGAACAGACTATCGTTCTTGACATAATTTTCACGTCTTTTTATGATAACGTTGTAAATTTTGACATCTGTTTACACAGGAATTGTAGTCAAGTGTTACTCCAGTGGTattgaaaacaagagaaaattgaGAAAGTAAATTGGAACTTTGTGTTGACGAAAATGACGATGTTCATGCCGAGGCAAGATACTGAAGGGATGATTAACGTGGCGCCACAGGACCCGACACATCAGAAAAGATGGAAAACACGGCTGCATCGATTTCAAAGCACCGTAAGGCGGTCTGTTCGATTGAAAAAAGGTAATTCGCGAGAATTAAATAATGAACATGGGAACATAAATCTTGCACGAGGTGATCGGGGCGCTAAACGTTTCACGACGCACGTGAAAGAGGAAAGTCTGGTAACGGAACAACAACATCGAGATGCGGTATCGCTTGAAAGGACGAAAGCAAATTCACAGTCACATTGTCAAAATGGGAAAATATTATTCGCCAGTGCGAGTTTGGATAAGCAGAAATGtgagaaaatcaaaacaaatgagaaaaataatcggaaagaaaaggaaattaccTCGGGATCGTCTTCCAGCAAAGATCACGTCAGTGAGTTGGCAGATTGTGGTAAAAAGACATCAAAGTTGAAGAAAAGATCACAAGGATCTAAACAACAGAAAGCTTACACAAACAACCAAAGAATGTCAATCTCAAAATCGAAGAGCTTAAGCATACTGACAAATTTATTTAAGCGATCTTATCATGCAAAGGACAAAAATGAGCGTGGGAAAAGTCTGACGTCGCAAACGTCCTCGTCGAAAGACCTTTCACCAGATAACAGCACTAATTTGAATACGCTGGCAACAGATTCAACAGTTAGCCTATCGTCTATTGATTCTTATGAAGAGAGTGATTCACAGCTTAACAGAAGGAAGTATTACTCGTTGAAAAGATCAAAAGGATCATTGATTTTTCCGAAAAAGACCCTTCCAAGATCGTTCTCCTGTGATGACTCAATGGATTCTCGCAATCCTGTAATGGAAAAATCGAAAACAATAGCATCGATTCCACCTTGCATTCGAGTTGAAGAATACCGTGAAAACTGCGGGGTTTTGGAGAAGGCTAGGGCTGTAGAATTCGCCCCTTTTTCTTCGTGCGGATCATTGGATCTTGGTAGCAGTCTAGCAAATGACGATCCATCTGATGTGACAGGATGTTCGCATGTGGTGGAAATACCGCTCGCACGTGAAGTGAATCCTGTGGTAAGTGCTGTTTGTCGAAATGGCCGAGTAATACAAGAAACAGTGCCAAATATCAACCACCGAGCCGCAAAGAACAGTGACGCAAAATTTCGACACTCAGCTCCTCCTCCACGGCAATATTTGATTCCCAAAAGCTCATCAAATATTGGATCGGCACTTTCCTCTGAAAGGAAGAAGGATATTGCTACGAGTAATGGTAATAATCATCAAATTGAACAGAATAGCTCTGAAGGTGCATCAAAATTATCTGAAGAGAAAAACTTTGCCCAGGAAACAACTGATTGTGGAATCGAGTCGGATGACTTGCACTCTGATATGGGAAACAATTCATCTTATGGACAAAAACCACGAAAATTCAATCCAAAGGACGCAAAACTCaaattagaaatccttcgttccTTCAAGAAAAACGGAAAATCGTTCTATCTACAGAATGCTTGTGATGGTGAAGCTGACCCGATCATAGAAGAAAGCGATTTTATGGAAAGTATAGAGAATGAGGGGTTTAGTTACCCCACAAAACCCATCCGTGCAGTAAATGGCTGGACAAAAGACAAATCTGGTTCTTTGTGTAAAGGCACTGAAGCGCTAGCAAACTGCAAAACGATGATTGATATCCTTCAAAGAAATAATAACGAGCAAGATTTTTTGGACGTTAAATCAACAAAAGGTGATGATATCACGGAGGAAGGAGACAAAGAAAGGGCGATCGGAGAAGAAAAGCTCTCCGCAGAGAGCGCAGAAAGTTTACACAACGAAACAGTAAACAAGGAGGAAAACATTTGCGAAGAAAGCTTTTGTTCTTCAATTTGTGGACAAACAGAAGGAGTCCAGTCAACACAAATACCGGAATGTTTACCTTGCGTGAAAACTAGACAAGAGTTAACGCATTGTCATTCTGCGCCGTGTTCGCCAAGATCTTTGGAGTCATCAGGAGACACAAGCGACCCTGGACTGGATAAACATCATTTGGGTGAACAAACTTCTTCCGAGTTATTTATAAACAGATCAAGTGAGATTTGCGACGCGCAGCACGGATTTGTTGAGAAAGAAATAAAGGATCTTAAAGTAAATAGTTTACCGAGTTCAACAAAGCAATCGCTGTTGCCCGGGGAATTAAAGGCAAACATGTATCACAGTTTTCCTGATATCAGAAAACTGCTCACCAAACACCATTTATCGGTCAACCTTTCAGGTAGTACTGAAAGTGTCAATTCAGCTTGTAGCTTAAATGAGGACAGTGACTATGACACGGACATATCACCTGCAGAGAACGATAAGTCACCGTCTCCACTTTCGTTGGAGCTTTCAAGATGTCCAAGAACTGGTG is a window of Montipora capricornis isolate CH-2021 chromosome 13, ASM3666992v2, whole genome shotgun sequence DNA encoding:
- the LOC138030164 gene encoding uncharacterized protein, which translates into the protein MTMFMPRQDTEGMINVAPQDPTHQKRWKTRLHRFQSTVRRSVRLKKGNSRELNNEHGNINLARGDRGAKRFTTHVKEESLVTEQQHRDAVSLERTKANSQSHCQNGKILFASASLDKQKCEKIKTNEKNNRKEKEITSGSSSSKDHVSELADCGKKTSKLKKRSQGSKQQKAYTNNQRMSISKSKSLSILTNLFKRSYHAKDKNERGKSLTSQTSSSKDLSPDNSTNLNTLATDSTVSLSSIDSYEESDSQLNRRKYYSLKRSKGSLIFPKKTLPRSFSCDDSMDSRNPVMEKSKTIASIPPCIRVEEYRENCGVLEKARAVEFAPFSSCGSLDLGSSLANDDPSDVTGCSHVVEIPLAREVNPVVSAVCRNGRVIQETVPNINHRAAKNSDAKFRHSAPPPRQYLIPKSSSNIGSALSSERKKDIATSNGNNHQIEQNSSEGASKLSEEKNFAQETTDCGIESDDLHSDMGNNSSYGQKPRKFNPKDAKLKLEILRSFKKNGKSFYLQNACDGEADPIIEESDFMESIENEGFSYPTKPIRAVNGWTKDKSGSLCKGTEALANCKTMIDILQRNNNEQDFLDVKSTKGDDITEEGDKERAIGEEKLSAESAESLHNETVNKEENICEESFCSSICGQTEGVQSTQIPECLPCVKTRQELTHCHSAPCSPRSLESSGDTSDPGLDKHHLGEQTSSELFINRSSEICDAQHGFVEKEIKDLKVNSLPSSTKQSLLPGELKANMYHSFPDIRKLLTKHHLSVNLSGSTESVNSACSLNEDSDYDTDISPAENDKSPSPLSLELSRCPRTGGILKCRLKSDHLPEERDWCDIARISPRSPVQVVLSNENRSVSCIQLDNNNDNPSCFSPPPYVRPRIQSLEELPPCTAKVILRKKKSIIRKTRMRHTASLTSVDVLNDMINKGKRHSYGGHDDKLFLQLPHLLQRCNSSESCNSCNSSQQSINSSSSFVENDLGSTLSVNSELSLPGKNLDVNLNRSRSVPGFLGIADMRQNSPIPEERASLSELEWPLDSAEHSGDEEEDEDDDEDDEMDVPEAFAEALWDHVTMDPEELSFHAGDIITVLTMTSCDWWFGQVGDLVGWFPAPFVRVRISQTLAADETKLAAPVRTRKGTNEGFLSDSDVRSRVVLEILNTERDYVKNLEDVVEGYLKQARQRTDMFTEESIAKIFSNIEQIYEFHLEILTQFEDCFVEEDPCASEIGSVFLNNKQGFEIYSEYCNNHPHAMAELKTLSESNKYKQFFEACRLLQDMISISLDGFLLTPVQKICKYPLQLAELKKHTKPTHKDYHTVSQALETMKNVASLINERKRKVESINKIAKWQSTIEGWEGEDVLERSSELIHSGDVIKTSKGSSQSCSMFLFDHQLVYCKKDILKKNGLTYKGRIDMDDCTVIWLGDGEESLDRSPLHNAWKIYNFKKEKWYIFYTKKAGQKEKWMKAFMEERRRVSEDAKTGLVISRNTRKAAMKAAKASVKQKKPNGGKKEKPLLKSQSTTEIKAPPSPLLRLPAPVSSADLREVNESKEMADSLGARSAVIRRSFGLRGSKKSKDKRKSSIF